A single region of the Chryseobacterium culicis genome encodes:
- a CDS encoding DUF6443 domain-containing protein has protein sequence MKKIHLLGLLLIVMLTSAQSTTENYIQSQTCLSGDCSKKIETLTYFDGLGRPKQMVSVKATTTGKDLVTPITYDAFGRQVKDILPVPANTLNSAIHTGITNETVANSYYGTANAYTEKEIENSPLDRLKQLAQPGDPWKIGNGHTRKYTYEVNLGSEVKKFITSTTTATSGTDNKTISSVSIVPGSEFYAPGTLYKNTVTDEDGTPVIEFQNGRGETVLVRRTDGTQNIDTYYVYNEYGQKAFVIPALAVKKIEQNNNVVTTDIVNSLCYQYRYDGQYRQVEKRLPGRDDWESVVYDASDRPVLTQDVNLKNKGQWLLTKYDALGRVAYTGLIDGGSRADLQGQITNLVISETPTAAGFSKNGIVVYYTNTLFTNFQTLLSVHYYDFYPRDTKEFPPAKILDQYVINEDKALNGGANTQGLPTASYVKNIEDDNWTKTYFYYNTKGEKVAEKSRNHLGGYTKKEFRLDFSGAVDESYTYHKKGASDAEVTIQERFVYDDQKRLLKHYHKVNSQMEELLAENTYNDLGQLINKKTGNTNGIPLQSIDQTYNIRGWLTKVNDPTSLNGKLFAYELKYHNPVYSTVSPGKYNGNIAEIDWSSADTGTFRRYNYQYDGLERLKEGMYSEPNATVPRNNYYNESLTYDVNGNIQTLRRNRFLTGFGAQLIDDLTYTYTGNRVNTISDASSNYAGYPASVSTAIPYDGNGNMISHEDRGILQIDYNYLNLPNSIKFNRLYNSHDFVNTYNFNTKYLYNAAGIKLRKVYTYGTGRAQIEAVSKTDYLDGFQYTNEVLSFVPTSEGYYDFVQNKYIYHYTDQVGNIRLAYYKDASGILKIDRTTHFYPFGLEFGGDFNINGTVTSSYRYSTQGQENQIDTKWSSYRWRNYDAGMARFFNVDPLSEKYAYQSHYNFSENRVVDGRELEGLEHLPMNAAKVYEERLKRANSLDARGQSVEASRLREHADAIQELNTLIISAPIFEIEEVVLTVRAAQGTSFLGRVWAAMKGIFTGAEANAGIAETTMGKVPNPYGKAGGPAHKETAKQVERQLEKDGFTEIDREVLVRTPNGSKSKRFVDVQGKNPKTGEVKQVQIGKQNKNGTPVSRERKALDDIEAETGIRPEFVPYNAPKEVGSAGKIAP, from the coding sequence ATGAAAAAAATACACCTATTAGGTCTGCTGTTGATAGTCATGCTGACCTCTGCACAAAGTACCACCGAAAACTATATACAGTCCCAAACCTGCCTGAGCGGTGACTGCAGCAAAAAGATAGAAACCCTTACCTATTTTGACGGATTAGGACGACCCAAGCAAATGGTCAGTGTAAAGGCGACCACCACAGGAAAAGATTTGGTGACTCCCATTACTTATGATGCCTTTGGAAGACAGGTAAAGGATATTCTGCCTGTTCCTGCCAATACCCTCAATTCAGCCATCCATACCGGGATTACCAATGAAACTGTGGCTAATTCTTATTATGGAACAGCTAATGCCTATACGGAAAAGGAGATAGAAAATTCTCCATTAGACAGGTTAAAGCAATTGGCTCAGCCAGGTGATCCCTGGAAGATAGGCAATGGGCATACCCGGAAATATACCTATGAAGTAAATCTGGGAAGTGAGGTAAAGAAATTTATCACGAGTACAACCACGGCTACATCTGGAACAGATAACAAAACCATTTCTTCCGTATCCATAGTGCCGGGCAGTGAGTTTTATGCTCCGGGAACTTTGTACAAGAATACCGTAACCGATGAAGACGGAACTCCTGTCATAGAGTTTCAGAACGGACGTGGTGAGACGGTACTGGTGCGTAGAACAGATGGAACCCAAAATATTGATACCTATTATGTCTACAATGAATACGGGCAGAAAGCATTCGTCATTCCTGCTTTAGCAGTAAAGAAAATTGAGCAGAATAACAATGTGGTTACCACGGATATTGTCAACAGCCTTTGTTATCAATACCGCTACGACGGCCAATACAGGCAGGTGGAAAAAAGACTGCCCGGAAGGGATGATTGGGAATCTGTGGTGTATGATGCTTCTGACCGTCCGGTTCTTACCCAGGATGTGAACCTGAAAAATAAAGGACAATGGCTATTGACCAAATATGATGCTCTGGGACGTGTTGCCTATACCGGACTTATTGATGGAGGAAGCCGTGCAGATCTGCAAGGACAGATTACCAATCTTGTTATCAGCGAAACCCCAACAGCTGCAGGTTTTAGCAAAAACGGGATTGTCGTGTATTATACCAATACGCTTTTTACCAATTTCCAGACGCTTTTGTCTGTTCATTATTATGACTTTTATCCAAGAGATACTAAAGAGTTTCCTCCTGCAAAAATCCTTGATCAATATGTAATTAATGAAGACAAGGCGCTTAACGGAGGAGCCAATACCCAAGGTCTGCCCACCGCGTCTTATGTGAAGAACATAGAGGATGACAACTGGACGAAAACCTATTTCTATTACAATACCAAAGGGGAAAAAGTAGCAGAGAAAAGCAGGAATCACCTGGGTGGATATACAAAAAAGGAATTCAGGCTTGATTTTTCCGGGGCTGTAGATGAAAGCTATACCTATCACAAAAAAGGGGCTTCCGATGCTGAGGTTACCATCCAGGAAAGATTTGTATATGATGATCAGAAAAGACTGTTGAAACACTATCACAAGGTGAACAGCCAAATGGAAGAATTGCTGGCAGAAAACACCTACAATGATCTTGGACAGCTTATCAATAAAAAAACAGGAAATACCAATGGTATTCCTTTACAGTCGATAGATCAAACCTACAATATCCGTGGATGGCTTACCAAAGTAAATGATCCCACCAGCTTAAACGGAAAACTTTTTGCCTATGAGCTGAAGTACCATAATCCCGTGTATTCTACAGTGTCTCCCGGGAAATACAATGGGAATATTGCAGAAATAGACTGGTCAAGTGCAGATACCGGAACATTCAGAAGGTATAATTACCAGTATGATGGCTTAGAAAGGCTGAAAGAGGGAATGTATTCTGAACCCAATGCCACCGTTCCCAGGAATAATTATTACAACGAATCCCTCACCTATGACGTAAACGGGAATATCCAAACCCTTAGAAGAAACAGATTTTTAACAGGGTTTGGGGCACAGCTGATTGATGATCTTACTTATACGTACACCGGGAACAGGGTAAATACGATAAGTGATGCTTCAAGTAATTATGCAGGGTATCCGGCTTCAGTATCCACTGCAATTCCTTATGACGGTAACGGAAATATGATCAGCCACGAGGATAGAGGGATCCTGCAGATAGACTATAATTACCTTAATCTTCCCAACTCCATAAAATTTAATAGACTATACAATAGTCATGACTTTGTAAATACCTACAACTTCAACACAAAATACCTGTATAATGCTGCGGGGATCAAGCTAAGAAAAGTTTACACGTATGGAACGGGCAGAGCACAGATTGAAGCCGTCAGCAAAACAGATTATTTAGATGGATTTCAGTATACCAATGAGGTATTAAGCTTTGTGCCAACCTCAGAAGGTTACTATGACTTCGTTCAGAATAAGTATATTTACCATTATACCGATCAGGTAGGAAACATCAGACTTGCGTATTACAAAGATGCTTCCGGTATACTGAAAATAGACAGAACTACTCATTTTTATCCTTTCGGATTGGAGTTTGGTGGTGATTTTAATATTAATGGTACGGTAACCTCAAGCTATAGGTACTCTACTCAGGGACAGGAAAACCAGATTGACACCAAATGGAGTTCTTATCGATGGAGAAACTATGATGCCGGGATGGCAAGGTTCTTTAATGTAGATCCGCTGAGTGAAAAGTATGCTTACCAATCTCATTATAACTTCTCTGAAAACAGGGTTGTTGATGGAAGAGAGCTGGAAGGATTGGAGCATTTACCAATGAATGCAGCAAAGGTTTATGAAGAAAGGTTAAAACGAGCTAACAGTCTTGATGCGCGAGGACAAAGTGTTGAAGCTTCCAGATTAAGAGAACATGCTGATGCAATACAGGAACTGAACACTTTAATAATCTCCGCACCTATTTTTGAGATTGAGGAAGTTGTATTAACAGTTAGGGCTGCACAGGGTACTAGTTTTCTAGGAAGGGTTTGGGCTGCAATGAAAGGAATCTTTACAGGAGCAGAAGCCAATGCGGGAATTGCAGAAACAACCATGGGGAAAGTGCCAAATCCTTATGGGAAAGCAGGAGGACCAGCCCATAAAGAAACAGCAAAACAAGTAGAAAGGCAATTAGAAAAAGATGGATTTACTGAAATTGACAGGGAAGTTTTGGTAAGGACTCCAAATGGTAGCAAATCAAAAAGATTTGTTGATGTCCAAGGCAAAAATCCTAAGACAGGGGAAGTTAAGCAAGTACAGATAGGAAAACAGAATAAAAATGGAACACCAGTATCACGAGAGAGAAAGGCCTTGGATGATATTGAGGCAGAAACAGGAATCCGACCTGAATTTGTCCCTTACAACGCACCTAAAGAGGTAGGTAGTGCTGGAAAAATAGCACCTTAA
- a CDS encoding AAA family ATPase, with translation MTTKEYLNSFNKSFEEIKAQYEEAFHEVVENEKIVSWFVPLEEKLHRLQNPTTENIIRNVIRKIQSDDLFDANDTNNLSIYISKIDSIVKVVNFINNFKEGTPLDGNRTLQLFELFNTIKKCNTIEDFDLELNKNLRSFIPHLFSIIKHCQAPDQFPIYYKFWKCICKEVLNIDNDYTSICSLYRSFPLEDRSLLVTSYFGTIAKIMILDLPGNTQINAKEVSSYLRKNVINLEAHLHMLDEADRIINSNSPINYWLYAPGENAHKWDEFYKNGIMALGWDDLGDLNQYQNKKEINDKLLEVYGGKSNKPHDTAANFDFKNTINIGDFIIVKKGRSILLGYGEVQSEYIFDDEKDEYKHNRKVDWKGRGEWSLNESLALKTLTQISPFYYQSLLKKMNKNMIINYKEQYKTWLEKGANKESGKTDSYINALEILSQKIEKNIFENSDIDYLSFLYKDTKDKQKNPESEYYHAEAPSYGLNGYYSAALAEYIKFHESLQRKKEESQHIKLLEYKKQIILQGPPGTGKTRQAKELAIQLLQLKDPKELKQHPQFKLVQFHPSYTYEDFVRGIVAKPDEEGNGIVYEAENKVLGDFIKKACDHNQHSGAVSKSIWLEEMFEDFKTSIEEELIANDYKIQLTNKLFLTHVGENSFHISSDGWKGDRLKFSEIKKLYHYQIINREQTKQYGDIAKTVYHRTAYYFPLVEKLRNFLKDKPAPSNDNILSNSTENYVLIIDEINRANLSSVLGELIYALEYRGKAVESVYEVEGERDLILPPNLYIIGTMNTADRSVGHIDYAIRRRFAFVNILPKDLKEDQTIHFNSTDFEKVSQLFTTKNVSSEFEINDVQLGHSYFIAKKEDAEDEQKRDEIFQMKMNYEVVPILLEYVKDGILVGTHENQNIKDYINTLKLKN, from the coding sequence ATGACGACCAAAGAATATTTAAATTCTTTTAATAAAAGTTTTGAAGAAATAAAAGCTCAATACGAAGAAGCTTTTCATGAAGTTGTAGAAAATGAAAAAATCGTGAGTTGGTTCGTTCCTCTGGAAGAGAAACTCCATCGATTACAAAATCCTACCACTGAAAATATCATTAGAAATGTGATCAGAAAAATACAATCTGATGATCTATTTGATGCCAATGATACTAACAATTTATCTATTTATATTTCCAAAATAGATTCAATTGTAAAAGTTGTAAACTTTATTAATAACTTTAAAGAAGGGACTCCACTTGATGGAAACAGAACTTTACAATTATTTGAATTATTCAATACAATTAAGAAGTGCAATACAATAGAGGATTTTGATTTAGAATTGAATAAGAATTTAAGATCATTTATTCCTCATCTTTTTTCTATTATTAAACATTGTCAAGCCCCTGATCAATTCCCTATATATTATAAATTCTGGAAATGCATTTGCAAAGAAGTACTTAATATTGATAATGATTATACCTCTATCTGTTCACTATATAGAAGTTTTCCTCTTGAAGATAGAAGTTTGCTCGTTACCTCCTATTTTGGAACAATTGCCAAAATCATGATATTAGATCTACCAGGCAACACACAGATCAATGCTAAAGAGGTTTCCAGCTACCTCCGGAAAAATGTAATAAACCTAGAGGCTCATCTTCACATGCTAGATGAAGCAGATCGCATTATTAATTCTAATAGCCCTATTAATTACTGGCTCTATGCCCCTGGAGAAAATGCGCACAAATGGGATGAGTTTTATAAGAATGGAATAATGGCTCTGGGATGGGATGACCTTGGAGATTTAAATCAGTATCAAAACAAAAAAGAGATTAACGATAAACTTCTGGAAGTATATGGTGGGAAATCTAATAAGCCTCATGACACTGCTGCCAATTTTGACTTTAAAAACACCATCAATATAGGGGACTTTATTATTGTCAAAAAGGGACGTAGCATATTGCTGGGCTATGGAGAAGTACAGAGTGAATACATTTTTGATGATGAAAAAGACGAGTATAAACACAACCGGAAAGTTGACTGGAAAGGAAGAGGAGAATGGAGTCTCAATGAAAGTCTAGCATTAAAAACATTAACACAAATTAGTCCATTTTATTATCAATCATTATTAAAAAAAATGAATAAAAACATGATCATCAATTATAAAGAACAATATAAAACCTGGTTGGAAAAGGGTGCAAATAAAGAATCAGGAAAAACAGATTCTTATATAAATGCTTTAGAAATTCTATCTCAGAAAATAGAAAAGAATATTTTTGAGAATAGTGATATTGATTATTTATCGTTTCTGTACAAGGATACAAAAGACAAACAGAAAAATCCGGAAAGCGAATACTACCATGCAGAAGCCCCATCTTACGGTCTGAATGGTTATTATTCGGCTGCCCTCGCAGAATATATAAAGTTCCATGAATCTTTACAAAGAAAAAAGGAAGAAAGTCAACATATAAAGCTTTTAGAATATAAGAAACAAATCATTTTACAAGGCCCTCCAGGCACAGGAAAAACGAGGCAGGCAAAAGAACTGGCCATTCAACTTTTACAACTTAAAGATCCTAAGGAATTAAAACAACATCCTCAGTTTAAGCTGGTTCAATTTCATCCCAGTTATACCTACGAAGATTTTGTGAGAGGTATTGTAGCCAAACCTGATGAAGAAGGAAACGGTATTGTCTATGAAGCTGAAAATAAAGTATTAGGAGACTTTATTAAGAAAGCTTGTGATCATAACCAGCATTCAGGAGCAGTTTCCAAATCGATATGGTTGGAAGAAATGTTTGAAGACTTTAAGACCTCCATAGAAGAAGAGTTGATTGCCAATGATTATAAAATACAACTTACTAATAAACTTTTCCTAACCCATGTGGGGGAAAATTCTTTTCATATTTCAAGTGACGGATGGAAAGGAGATCGCTTAAAATTCAGTGAAATAAAAAAGCTTTATCATTATCAGATTATCAACAGAGAGCAAACCAAACAATATGGAGATATTGCAAAAACAGTTTACCATAGAACAGCTTATTATTTCCCACTTGTAGAAAAGCTAAGAAACTTTCTAAAGGATAAGCCAGCTCCTTCTAATGATAATATATTATCAAATTCAACAGAAAATTACGTATTGATTATTGATGAAATCAACCGTGCTAATTTATCTTCTGTTCTTGGAGAGCTTATCTATGCCCTTGAATATAGAGGTAAAGCCGTAGAAAGTGTATATGAGGTAGAGGGTGAAAGAGATCTAATCCTTCCTCCGAATCTTTACATCATCGGAACCATGAATACTGCAGACCGCAGTGTAGGACACATTGATTATGCAATAAGAAGACGTTTTGCTTTTGTGAATATCCTGCCTAAAGATTTGAAAGAAGATCAGACCATTCATTTTAACAGTACTGATTTTGAAAAGGTATCTCAACTATTCACCACAAAAAATGTAAGCAGTGAATTTGAGATTAATGATGTTCAGCTAGGTCATAGTTATTTCATTGCTAAGAAAGAAGATGCAGAAGACGAGCAAAAAAGAGATGAAATCTTTCAGATGAAAATGAACTACGAAGTAGTGCCTATCTTATTAGAATATGTAAAAGATGGAATTCTTGTGGGGACTCATGAAAATCAAAACATTAAAGATTATATCAACACCCTGAAATTGAAGAATTAA
- a CDS encoding 5-methylcytosine restriction system specificity protein McrC, whose amino-acid sequence MGILISEHKSFLIKRINAGEPFTDIKGQLLHLHDDSFQLFTTLQSKKFNHQSFSFSVIKEKNQCEIKADYYVGVDWLGTTGRTIYIEPKLNAGLSEYFNTCLNGEENSTEIPEQFESQETIKAHEVNYLSILLKVMALPQTASYSKDVIQIDWNAKYIEIDQKDDRLTPFLIIQFLQHLKTIVRKGLKKAYYKTQENLNSKIKGKVLIGQHIKKNVFKNRLTSTFCEFQVFGEDHFENRFLKKVLEFATSYIENNPLLFSSNIESIKHILNYCRPAFEHISTQVDVHQLKQSKKNPFFNEYGEAVRIGQFILKRFSYTITKTTQKKIETPPFWIDMPRLFELYFYYQLIKANPEDTHHIHYQFSTYGNSLDILISKPGYEMVIDTKYKLKYIKSHIHQDIRQVSGYSRLKKVINEMKSKNSEWKEDTLLDCLIVYPHLHQPTKDNATTPSSLLEEFSIENIKKQFENTDNQITAYHKVFKLGINLPVL is encoded by the coding sequence ATGGGAATATTGATTTCAGAACATAAAAGTTTTCTAATTAAAAGAATAAATGCTGGAGAACCTTTTACCGATATAAAAGGTCAGCTTCTACATCTCCACGATGATTCTTTTCAGCTTTTTACAACGCTACAAAGTAAAAAGTTTAATCATCAATCTTTTTCTTTTTCAGTGATTAAAGAGAAAAATCAATGTGAAATTAAGGCTGATTATTATGTAGGAGTCGACTGGTTGGGAACCACAGGAAGAACAATTTACATAGAGCCTAAATTGAATGCAGGTTTATCTGAATATTTCAATACTTGTTTAAATGGCGAAGAGAATTCCACTGAAATTCCTGAACAATTTGAGAGTCAAGAAACGATAAAAGCTCATGAAGTAAACTATCTGAGCATCCTTTTGAAAGTTATGGCACTCCCACAAACTGCTAGTTATTCAAAAGATGTTATTCAAATAGATTGGAATGCAAAGTATATTGAAATAGATCAAAAAGATGATCGTCTAACTCCTTTTCTTATCATACAGTTTTTACAACATTTAAAAACTATTGTAAGAAAGGGTCTGAAGAAAGCATATTACAAAACTCAAGAGAATCTTAATAGTAAAATTAAGGGTAAAGTATTAATAGGCCAACATATAAAGAAAAATGTGTTTAAAAATAGACTCACCTCTACTTTTTGTGAATTTCAGGTGTTTGGTGAAGATCATTTTGAAAATAGATTCCTAAAAAAAGTATTGGAATTCGCGACCAGCTATATTGAAAACAATCCATTATTATTTTCTTCCAATATAGAATCTATTAAACATATTTTAAATTATTGCAGACCCGCTTTTGAACATATTAGTACCCAAGTTGATGTTCATCAACTAAAACAGAGTAAAAAAAATCCTTTCTTCAATGAATATGGAGAGGCTGTGAGAATAGGACAATTTATTCTGAAACGCTTTTCTTATACCATCACAAAAACGACCCAGAAAAAAATAGAAACTCCCCCTTTCTGGATTGATATGCCAAGATTGTTCGAGCTTTATTTTTATTATCAATTAATCAAGGCCAATCCAGAAGACACCCATCATATTCATTATCAATTCAGTACTTATGGGAACTCACTGGATATCTTAATAAGTAAGCCAGGATATGAAATGGTAATTGATACGAAATACAAACTCAAGTACATTAAAAGTCATATTCATCAGGATATTCGACAGGTTTCTGGATATTCACGTCTAAAAAAGGTGATCAACGAAATGAAAAGTAAGAATAGCGAATGGAAAGAAGATACCCTATTGGATTGTCTAATTGTCTATCCACATCTGCATCAACCTACCAAAGATAATGCTACTACACCATCCTCATTATTAGAAGAATTTTCGATTGAAAATATTAAAAAACAGTTTGAAAACACAGATAATCAAATCACTGCCTATCATAAGGTTTTTAAATTAGGAATTAACTTACCTGTACTTTAA
- a CDS encoding 1-acyl-sn-glycerol-3-phosphate acyltransferase, producing MSKFDEIRYFNDQEVNERLQSIARDPMMKAFMNFTFPDTDEQVWLEQFKNIHSISDFQHQFVAYAVRQILAKSSDGLTTSGFDKLDKNTPYLFISNHRDIVLDTSLLNLVLLEGGYVMTASAIGDNLVRKKFLNVLAKLNRNFLVQRGLPLREQLTSSQTMSEYIKEQLSQENRSVWIAQREGRTKNGNDSTQQGVLKMLAMASGDQSLTDYFKTLKIVPVSISYEYDPTDSLKMPQLLAQHRDEEYIKGKNEDFTNIISGILGQKKRIHIHAGEVLDRELNEIAATIDNKNKQLQAIAQVIDRSIISNYKLWPTKYIAYDLLHNTHTYASEYTEQEKQLFARRLEMRIDPSDPVSKEYFLAMYANPLVNKLKIQENPEG from the coding sequence ATGTCTAAGTTTGATGAAATCCGGTATTTCAATGATCAGGAAGTAAATGAGAGATTACAGAGTATAGCCCGTGATCCGATGATGAAAGCCTTCATGAATTTTACTTTTCCTGATACGGATGAGCAGGTTTGGCTGGAACAGTTTAAGAATATTCATTCTATCAGTGATTTTCAGCATCAGTTTGTAGCCTATGCCGTTCGCCAGATCCTTGCAAAAAGTTCTGACGGCTTAACGACTTCAGGCTTTGATAAGCTGGATAAGAATACCCCTTACCTTTTCATCTCGAACCACAGAGATATCGTTCTGGATACTTCATTGCTTAATCTGGTATTGCTGGAAGGCGGTTATGTGATGACAGCTTCAGCAATCGGTGATAATCTTGTTCGCAAGAAGTTCTTAAATGTACTGGCTAAGCTGAACCGAAATTTTCTGGTACAAAGAGGTCTGCCACTTCGTGAACAGCTAACAAGTTCACAAACCATGTCTGAGTATATTAAAGAACAGCTGTCTCAGGAAAACCGTTCTGTATGGATTGCACAACGTGAAGGCCGTACCAAAAACGGTAACGATTCCACCCAGCAGGGAGTTTTGAAAATGCTTGCCATGGCTTCCGGAGACCAGTCTCTGACAGATTATTTTAAAACATTAAAGATCGTTCCGGTTTCCATTTCCTATGAATATGATCCCACAGATTCGTTAAAGATGCCTCAACTGCTGGCACAGCACAGAGATGAGGAATACATTAAAGGGAAAAATGAAGATTTCACCAATATCATCAGCGGAATTCTGGGGCAAAAGAAACGCATCCATATTCACGCAGGTGAGGTATTAGATAGAGAGCTGAATGAAATTGCAGCTACCATTGACAATAAAAATAAACAGCTGCAGGCTATTGCACAGGTAATTGACCGTTCTATCATCAGCAATTATAAGCTTTGGCCTACCAAGTATATCGCTTACGACCTGCTTCACAACACTCATACCTATGCTTCCGAATATACGGAACAGGAAAAACAGTTATTTGCCCGCAGACTTGAAATGCGTATTGATCCGTCAGATCCTGTTTCTAAGGAGTATTTCCTGGCGATGTATGCAAACCCTCTGGTGAATAAGCTGAAGATCCAGGAAAACCCTGAAGGATAA
- a CDS encoding alpha/beta fold hydrolase → MNTTLNFSKKVQAILSLVIFIGMGLLSLKAQTYTNGNKDLENAAVRAAFQNTKKIRAGLLDVGYAEVGPENGKPVILLHGWPYDIHSFEQSSVILAEKGYRVLVPYLRGYGTTTFVSPDIKRNGQQSAVALDIIAFMDALKIDKAIIGGFDWGARTADIMAALWPERCSGLVAVSGYLIGSPKANEKPLPPNAELLWWYQYYFSTERGYKGYKANTTAFNKLIWKTASPKWTFDDTTYERSAQAFNNPDHVDIVIHNYRWRLGLAKGEKQYDALEARLAKSPSITVPTVTLEGDANGAAFPAPESYASRFTGKYAHHTLTGGIGHNLPQEAPKAFAEAIIEVDSMSSSQ, encoded by the coding sequence ATGAATACTACATTGAACTTCAGTAAAAAAGTACAGGCCATTTTATCCTTGGTCATTTTTATAGGAATGGGATTATTATCTCTTAAAGCACAGACTTACACGAATGGCAACAAAGATCTGGAAAACGCTGCTGTAAGAGCTGCTTTCCAGAATACAAAGAAAATCAGAGCCGGGCTGCTGGATGTAGGCTATGCAGAAGTAGGGCCTGAAAATGGAAAACCTGTGATCCTTCTTCACGGATGGCCTTATGATATCCATAGTTTTGAACAGTCTTCTGTTATTCTTGCTGAAAAAGGGTACCGTGTTTTAGTGCCTTACTTAAGAGGCTACGGAACCACTACCTTTGTGTCTCCGGATATCAAACGCAACGGTCAGCAGAGCGCTGTTGCACTGGATATCATTGCTTTTATGGATGCCCTGAAAATTGATAAAGCGATCATTGGCGGTTTCGACTGGGGAGCCAGAACTGCTGATATCATGGCAGCTCTGTGGCCTGAACGCTGTTCCGGACTGGTAGCTGTAAGCGGATATTTGATAGGAAGCCCAAAAGCAAATGAAAAGCCTTTACCTCCAAATGCTGAACTTTTATGGTGGTATCAGTATTATTTCTCCACTGAAAGAGGGTATAAAGGATATAAAGCCAACACTACGGCATTTAATAAACTGATATGGAAAACAGCTTCACCAAAATGGACTTTTGATGATACTACTTATGAACGTTCTGCCCAGGCATTCAATAACCCTGATCATGTTGATATTGTGATTCACAATTACCGCTGGCGTCTGGGATTGGCGAAAGGGGAAAAACAATATGATGCGCTTGAAGCCAGACTGGCAAAATCTCCTTCTATCACGGTTCCAACCGTTACCCTGGAAGGTGATGCCAACGGAGCTGCATTTCCTGCACCGGAAAGTTATGCCTCCAGATTTACAGGCAAATATGCACACCATACCCTAACAGGCGGAATTGGTCACAATCTACCACAGGAAGCTCCGAAAGCATTTGCAGAGGCTATCATAGAAGTAGATTCCATGTCATCATCCCAATAA
- a CDS encoding DUF3592 domain-containing protein yields MNRNKTKAMWQYYFILGAGVILFVAALLSLKSTLLFLKKAEKATATVTSLREFESDGIVFSPLFTFRTQNNIEYTYELPEGTNPSAWSVGETETVIYDPDDPSSVELYTYFRIFAWPLILISIALPLLVVGGGYFIAAQFLK; encoded by the coding sequence ATGAACAGAAATAAAACGAAAGCTATGTGGCAATATTATTTTATCCTTGGTGCAGGAGTGATTCTGTTTGTTGCAGCATTACTGAGCCTCAAAAGCACACTCTTATTTTTAAAGAAAGCCGAAAAGGCAACGGCAACCGTTACCTCACTTCGGGAATTTGAATCGGATGGAATCGTATTCAGCCCTCTCTTTACCTTCCGTACCCAAAATAATATTGAATATACCTATGAACTGCCTGAAGGAACCAATCCTTCAGCGTGGTCGGTAGGGGAAACGGAGACGGTTATCTATGATCCGGATGACCCTTCTTCAGTAGAATTATATACGTATTTCAGAATTTTTGCCTGGCCATTAATCCTGATCTCGATAGCACTGCCATTATTGGTGGTAGGAGGAGGCTATTTTATTGCCGCTCAGTTTTTAAAATAA